CGCACGTGCCAGCGCCTCGTCCAGGGGGGCGTACGCGTACCCGAAGCGAAGCACGCCTTCGCGCGAGCCCAGAGCCTGGTCGAGCGCGGATCCGAGTGCCAGGGCCGTGTCCTCGGCCGTGTGGTGATCATCGATCTGCAGATCGCCTTGCATCTTGAGGCTCAGATCGAAGCGTGCGTGCTTCGCCAGCGAGCCGAGCAGGTGGTCCAAGAACCCAACGCCCGTCTCGATCTGCGCCTCGCCCGACCCATCCAAACACAGCTCCAGCTCGACGCTCGTTTCCTTGGTGCAGCGCTCGATCCGAGCAGTGCGGCGCTGGACCTTGGCACTTCGTCGGTTCATGGCAACCACTCCTGCAGCGTTTCAAGCTGCGTCATGACCCGGGCCGCACCGTGCTCGAGGAAACCCAGGCTTGTCTCCACCCGGGCCTCGCTATCGGCCAGCGCGAGCGGCACCAGCGCCGCTTTTCTGGCCGCGGCAAGGCCCTCGAGCGTCTGGCCCACGTACCAGGCTCTCGCGCAGCGACCGCTCGGCTCCGACAGATCGTGCAGCGCCGCCCGGAGCGCAGCGGAGCCGTCTTGCAGTTTGCCGTCCCTGCAGCATGCGAGGGCGTCGAAACAATCCTGGATTCCGCGGGCACGAAGCATGCCGAGGGCCTCCTCGCTCGAGCCCGTGGTCACGAGGCCGAGCCGCATCCTTGCACGCAGGCGCTCCAACAGCTCGCGATCGTCCTGTCCATCTCGGCATACGGCCTCGAGCTCGAGCAGCAGCGCGTCAGGGCGCAGCGCGCACAGCAGAGCATCCTCGAGGCGACGGAATGCGGCGGCCTCGCCGGGACAGGTGATGCGAACCGCGTTCGCCAGGGAGGGCTCATCTGGGAAAACGCGCACCGCGATTCCGAGCCCGGCCAAGCAATCGCGCAGCCACAGCGCTCTCGTGCCCCTCCAGAGCACGAAGTTGCCCTGGCTAGGTTCGCAAGACCAGGCCAGGGACACGGCCAGCTTCCGCAGCCGCGCACGCTCCTTGCGCACCTGCCCGACGTACGCTTCCTTGCTGCGTTCGCCGCGCTCGAGCGCCCGCTTTGCGATTGCGACCGAAGGGCCCGCGACCGAGTAGGGGCTGCCCGCGGCTCGCAGGCTGTCGATGCGCTCGGGGCTGCCAAGCGCAAACCCTACCCGCAGCCCCGCAAGCCCCCAGGCTTTGGACAGCGTTCGCGTCACCGTAACGTTGGGAAACGACAGCGCCAGCCCGGTCAAGTCCTCGTCCGCGAACTCCCCGTAAGCCAGGTCGAGCAGGACGGGCAGCTCGGGACGCGCGCCGGCCAGGGTCTGCAGATCCGGCCTGGTCACGGTGCCCCCGGTGGGGTTGTTGGGCGAGACGACGATCAGCAGGCGCGTGGCCTGGTCGACCGAGGCAAGCAGCTGCGACGCAGGCAGCGGACCTTCGTGCCATTCGACCTGTCGTAGCTCGGCATGTGCGAAAGCGACGTAGCGCGGGATCATCTCAAAGCAAGGCCGCGTGCAGACTGCGTTTGCCCCGGGTTCGAGCTCGGCCCTGCAGATCCGGTCGATGGCCTCGTCGGCTCCGGCGGTGACGAATACCTGGTCGCTGTCAACGCCGACTTGCTGTGCAAAGAGCGCGGCGAGCTCGGCGGTCCGCGGGTAGCAGCGCAACGCCTCCGGCGTGAGCCCGGAAAGCAGCACCGACAGAGGAGCGGCGTCTTCGCTGCGTTCGCCGCCGGATAGATCCAGATCAACCGGTGCGGCGTGCCGAGGTGGTGCGTAGGTTCGGGCAATGGACATGGGGCGCCTACACGAGAATCTGTTCGAGCTTGCTGACAACGATGTCCGATCCGCCCGCGGCGCGGATGCGCGGGATGAGACTCGGCAAGGTTGCACGCGGAATCGCAGCCTTGACCGCGAAACCATCGATGCCGTACAGGCGAGCGACCGTGGGCCTGCGCATGCTGGGCAGCAGGGCGACCAGCGCTGCGAGCGACTCCGATGGGACGTTGACTTCCACCATGACCCTCTGGCGGGCTTCCAGCACCGAGCGAACCAAACGGACAAAGTCCTCGATACGCTCGCGTTTGGCGGGGTTGCGCATCGCCGCTGACGCCGCATACAGTCGCGTGGACGAACGCATGAGCTCCGCCACGATCCGCAGGCCGTTGGCCTCGAGCGTGGCCCCGGTAGCCGTGTTATCCACGATGCAGTCGGCATCCTCGGGTGGAAACACTTCGGTTGCACCGTAGGCTCGCACGTAGCTGTCGCCCATGCGGCGCTGCGCGAGCCATGCGCGCGTCAGCTGTTCGTACTCCGAGGCCACCGCGAGCGGGCGGCTCGGCAGCTTGCCGTTTTCGAGCAGCTCCTCGGGCGCGGCCGCCACCAGGCGTACCGGGTCGAGCCCGGTGTCCAGCAGCTCGGCCAGCTCGGCGTTCTTTTCTGCCACCCAGTCCGCCCCGGCGAAGCCCAGGTCGCGGGAGCCGGCGTGCAGCATTTCGACCACGCTGGCGGGTTTGAGCGTCTTGACGCTGAAGCCGGGTTGGTCGATGCGCGGTCGATAGGAACGAGCGCTCGTTACCAGATGCATTCCGGCGCCGGCAAGAAGATCGCGGACGCCGTCCTGCATGCGTCCCTTGGGTAATGCCAGTTTGAGTGTTGCGTCTGGTTCGGTCACGACAGCACCTGCGGGCGGCCCCGAAGCCGGCGTGGTGTCTGCTGGCCAGAAACACGAACGCCGACCGCTGGGGCCGGCGTTGAGGACGTTAGCGAATCAATTCAACGCTCACACACCACCGACCTCGGGCTCATGGTGCAAATGCCCATGAGAGGCACACATGGGATGGATTGCCGGGAATCGAGCGTGCAGAGCATCCGGCCGCATAGGCGGCGGAACTCTACACGCAAACCTTCCTGTGCGCAAACCCTGCCGGCCGGTTCCTGGCATCCATACTGACAGGAACGGTCGTTTCTGGTTCCCGTTCAGTCCGGATCGACCCGCTCCAGCGCTAGCTCGACCAGGCGTTCGATCAACGCCGGGTAGCTGAGTCCCTGGTGGTCCCAGAGCCTGGTGAACATGGAAGTTGGTGTGAAACCGGGCAGGGTGTTGGTCTCGCTCACATACGCCTGTCTGCGCTCGGGGCAGTAGAGGAAGTCCACCCGGGCGAGGCCGGCGCAGTCCAGCAGCACAAAAGCCTGCTTCGCCATGCTCTGGAGCGTGGTGCGCAGCGAATCATCGATTGGGGCGGGGATGTGGAGCTCGGCGCGGCCCTCACCATACTTTGTCTCGTAGTCATAGTACTCGCTACCGTAGGTGATTTCTCCGACCGCACTGGCTTCCGGCTTGTGGTTGCCCAGCAGGGCGACTTCGAACTCCCGTGCCCGCTCGATGCTCTGCTCCACCACGACGCGGCGATCGAACGTGAGGGCGTGCGCGATCGCCGCGCGCAGTCCCTCTCGGTGATGGACTTTGGACATGCCGAGCGAGGAGCCCAGATTTGCGGGCTTGAC
The window above is part of the Pseudomonadota bacterium genome. Proteins encoded here:
- a CDS encoding D-alanine--D-alanine ligase → MSGATRVVLLAGGRSEEHEVSIVSARCILAATEQGALDVKPLVATREGRWLSEAESRQALQNGRADRGGVDLGQALSRIADADIVLPMIHGPYGEDGTLQGMLEIAGVPYVGSGVLASALCMDKAMSKDLLARHGLPLVPYRLVRRDKFESAPARVVQACASLKPPWFVKPANLGSSLGMSKVHHREGLRAAIAHALTFDRRVVVEQSIERAREFEVALLGNHKPEASAVGEITYGSEYYDYETKYGEGRAELHIPAPIDDSLRTTLQSMAKQAFVLLDCAGLARVDFLYCPERRQAYVSETNTLPGFTPTSMFTRLWDHQGLSYPALIERLVELALERVDPD
- a CDS encoding aminotransferase class I/II-fold pyridoxal phosphate-dependent enzyme; this translates as MSIARTYAPPRHAAPVDLDLSGGERSEDAAPLSVLLSGLTPEALRCYPRTAELAALFAQQVGVDSDQVFVTAGADEAIDRICRAELEPGANAVCTRPCFEMIPRYVAFAHAELRQVEWHEGPLPASQLLASVDQATRLLIVVSPNNPTGGTVTRPDLQTLAGARPELPVLLDLAYGEFADEDLTGLALSFPNVTVTRTLSKAWGLAGLRVGFALGSPERIDSLRAAGSPYSVAGPSVAIAKRALERGERSKEAYVGQVRKERARLRKLAVSLAWSCEPSQGNFVLWRGTRALWLRDCLAGLGIAVRVFPDEPSLANAVRITCPGEAAAFRRLEDALLCALRPDALLLELEAVCRDGQDDRELLERLRARMRLGLVTTGSSEEALGMLRARGIQDCFDALACCRDGKLQDGSAALRAALHDLSEPSGRCARAWYVGQTLEGLAAARKAALVPLALADSEARVETSLGFLEHGAARVMTQLETLQEWLP
- the hisG gene encoding ATP phosphoribosyltransferase, translated to MTEPDATLKLALPKGRMQDGVRDLLAGAGMHLVTSARSYRPRIDQPGFSVKTLKPASVVEMLHAGSRDLGFAGADWVAEKNAELAELLDTGLDPVRLVAAAPEELLENGKLPSRPLAVASEYEQLTRAWLAQRRMGDSYVRAYGATEVFPPEDADCIVDNTATGATLEANGLRIVAELMRSSTRLYAASAAMRNPAKRERIEDFVRLVRSVLEARQRVMVEVNVPSESLAALVALLPSMRRPTVARLYGIDGFAVKAAIPRATLPSLIPRIRAAGGSDIVVSKLEQILV
- the hisB gene encoding imidazoleglycerol-phosphate dehydratase HisB, translating into MNRRSAKVQRRTARIERCTKETSVELELCLDGSGEAQIETGVGFLDHLLGSLAKHARFDLSLKMQGDLQIDDHHTAEDTALALGSALDQALGSREGVLRFGYAYAPLDEALARAVVDLSGRPHAEIDLQLQRESLGALACENVTHVLRSLALASRSTLHVDVLRGSNDHHRAESAFKATALALRQAISRSAFGDVPSTKGVL